GGGTTCATGGCTTCAAGGGATACAGCTTCATTCATGGCCTCAGTATCCCGGCCTCCGTTAACTCCTCCAAGGGGCATCATACATCACCTTGAGGGATATACCTGTCTTTGTCATGGAACTATTCATAAAGGTTTCTTGAAGGTTTAACTCACCTACATATTTCATACTCAAACAGTTTTAGCCAATAAATTCTGGATGCAAATTAAATAAGAAATGCAAAGGATCTAAATTTATAGATAAAGAGGAGAAAATCTCAGTAATGAGTTTGACAGAATTCAGATAAAATTCTAAAAATAAAGAAGACCTTTAGTAATGAGGCATCATTTCTTAATAAACCGAAGGCCGAACTTCTTAAGATATAAATGCTAAACAATGCTCCCTCAAGGTTTTAAGTTTCGCCGCGTGAGTATATCCGGAGAGGGTTGATAGATACCCTAGATGTCGTGGAGACCGTGGAGGGCTTCCTCGGGGAGAGGGATTGGCGCTCTAAGGAGAACAGCAACCTTGGCTACAGCTTCGGCTCTGTCTTCCTACGAATAGGTGGAGAGGTGATGGAGAGGTACATTCTGAGCAGGATATACCCAAGGGAGGTGGCGGAGGCCCACATCAGCGGAGATATCCACATCCACAACCTCCCCATGGGCATAATCGGCTACTGCTGCGGTTGGAGCATAGAGGACATCCTGAGGGAGGGCTTCAACGGAATACCGGGCAGGACAGAGTCTTCCCCTCCCCGCCACCTCTCCACGGCCCTCCTCCAGCTCGCCAACTTCCTAGGAACCGTACAGAACGAGTGGGCGGGAGCCCAAGCCCTGAACTCCTTGGACACCTATCTGGCCCCCTACATACACTTGGACGGGTTGAACTACAGGCAGGTGAAGCAGGAGTTCCAGCAGTTCATATACAACCTAAACGTGTCGAGCAGGTGGGGTGGCCAATCACCCTTCACAAACATAACCCTAGACCTGAAACCGCCGCAGGACCTGGCTGGGAGGCACGCCATATGCGCGGGAGGGGAGCTCCCCCGGACATACTCGGAGTTCAAGCGGGAGATGGAGATGATAGACAGGGCCATCTTCGAGGTCATGCTAGAAGGTGATATGAGGGAGAGGATCTTCACCTTCCCCATCCCGACCATAAATATAACCAGGGACTTCGAATGGGACAGCGACATAGCCGAGGCATTATTCAGATTAGCGTCGAAGTATGGAAACCCATACTTCCAGAACTTCATAAACAGCGACATGGACCCCAAGGAGGTGAGGGCGATGTGCTGCAGGCTCAGGATCGATCTCCGCGAACTCCACCGTAGGGTGGGAGGGACCTTCGGCTACGCCGATAAAACCGGCAGCGTAGGTGTGGTCACCATAAACATGCCAAGATTGGGATACCTATCCAAAGATGAGGGCGAGTTCTTCGAGAGGCTGGACAGGTTGATGGAGCTTGCGAAGATGAGCCTGGAGATAAAGAGGAGGGTGGTGGTGGAGAATATGGAGAGGGGGTTATTGCCCTTCTCAAAGCGTTATCTCGGAACTCTAGACTGGCACTTCTCAACCATAGGCCCGATAGGCATGAATGAGGCCTGCCTCAACCATCTAGGCGTGGACATCGGAAGCCCCGAGGGGAAGAGTTTCGCCCTCAAAACCC
This genomic interval from Candidatus Bathyarchaeota archaeon contains the following:
- a CDS encoding ribonucleoside triphosphate reductase; translation: MRRGLIDTLDVVETVEGFLGERDWRSKENSNLGYSFGSVFLRIGGEVMERYILSRIYPREVAEAHISGDIHIHNLPMGIIGYCCGWSIEDILREGFNGIPGRTESSPPRHLSTALLQLANFLGTVQNEWAGAQALNSLDTYLAPYIHLDGLNYRQVKQEFQQFIYNLNVSSRWGGQSPFTNITLDLKPPQDLAGRHAICAGGELPRTYSEFKREMEMIDRAIFEVMLEGDMRERIFTFPIPTINITRDFEWDSDIAEALFRLASKYGNPYFQNFINSDMDPKEVRAMCCRLRIDLRELHRRVGGTFGYADKTGSVGVVTINMPRLGYLSKDEGEFFERLDRLMELAKMSLEIKRRVVVENMERGLLPFSKRYLGTLDWHFSTIGPIGMNEACLNHLGVDIGSPEGKSFALKTLDHMLGRLRDFQEETGNLYNLEATPAEGASYRLALLDKTRHPDIITAGVEEPYYTNSTQLPVEYTDDLYAALKHQEELQSRYTGGTVFHIFVGERIPDPEACKLLVRRVAERFRIPYYTITPTFSICRNHGYLPGEHFRCPKCGEAAEVYSRVVGYYRPVQNWHRGKQEEYRRRRTYALIGGG